A genomic region of Homalodisca vitripennis isolate AUS2020 chromosome 5, UT_GWSS_2.1, whole genome shotgun sequence contains the following coding sequences:
- the LOC124362423 gene encoding uncharacterized protein LOC124362423, protein MNQNIILIVLSTCLTSSLFISYCEAVRCYQCSSHQDPKGQDNCGAYEKFEKDRHIAVECNSDESVAPGSFCMKITQQGPRGFIWDGRWRQVIRRCASVADTGVTGVCNWGVYENGIYWEECYCSEDECNASVPTMSSFRNVIIVLIISTFFSLYQ, encoded by the exons ATGaatcaaaatattatacttattgttTTGTCTACGTGCCTTACGTCTAGTTTATTTATTAGCTACT GTGAAGCAGTGCGGTGTTACCAGTGCTCCTCCCATCAAGACCCAAAAGGACAAGACAACTGTGGTGCCTATGAAAAGTTCGAGAAAGATAGACACATAGCTGTTGAATGTAACAGTGATGAGTCTGTAGCACCTGGATCTTTCTGTATGAAAATAACGCAACAAGGTCCCAGAGGATTCATTT GGGACGGCAGATGGAGACAGGTGATACGCCGTTGTGCCTCTGTAGCTGACACTGGCGTCACCGGCGTCTGTAACTGGGGTGTTTACGAGAATGGTATTTACTGGGAGGAGTGTTACTGCTCTGAGGACGAGTGTAACGCATCCGTTCCCACTATGTCTAGCTTCAGAAATGTCATTATTGTGTTGATAATATCAACATTCTTTTCGCTGTACCAGTAA